Proteins encoded within one genomic window of Hevea brasiliensis isolate MT/VB/25A 57/8 unplaced genomic scaffold, ASM3005281v1 Scaf152, whole genome shotgun sequence:
- the LOC110651648 gene encoding putative disease resistance protein RGA3, translating to MFTKLRCLRVLDLRGLEMKYVPPSVEKLKHLRYLDLSENPSIKTLPDSITKLQNLQILKLVECMALEQLPKDMRRLVNLRCLDLRYCFWLTHMPRGIGQLSSLERLSRFVVAKDNTVCSGLGELQGLNNLRGELKIVNLRYVKNGTSEFKAANLKEKQHLQILELVWNEDGDDSEGANDVENDEMGLEALRPHQNLKELSLEFYRGVKFPSWISSLTNLMSICFCSCKSIKRFPPFDQLLSLKSLCISGLTNLEYIDTDGGSSSFFPSLTQLYLTNCPNLKGWLTCMRNDGTADLLRFPCLSFLYIHNCPNLTSMPLVPSLERLHFRGSGGNPLEHIIKMIISASQSSSFSFSSSSSSFPISQFKYLSIYEVEDLEFLPELLFNLASLQSLTIQNCQKITTLSRDENDKGMQWQGLQNLRSLYLWFNRNLVSLPKGLQYATTLHRLDIGVCPNLMSLPEWMDNLTELQFLWIRGCPQLSAKCEKNVGEDWPKVAHIPNISINGKVIQRSL from the coding sequence ATGTTTACTAAATTGAGATGTTTAAGGGTGTTAGATCTACGAGGATTAGAAATGAAGTATGTGCCACCTTCAGTTGAGAAATTGAAGCATCTAAGGTATCTTGATCTTTCTGAGAATCCAAGTATCAAAACACTTCCTGATTCAATCACCAAACTACAAAACTTACAAATTCTGAAACTGGTAGAGTGCATGGCACTTGAACAATTGCCAAAAGACATGAGAAGGTTGGTCAATCTCAGGTGTCTTGACCTCAGATATTGTTTTTGGTTGACTCATATGCCACGTGGGATTGGACAATTGAGTTCACTGGAGAGATTATCAAGATTTGTGGTAGCCAAGGATAATACTGTGTGCAGTGGACTCGGTGAATTACAAGGATTGAACAACTTGAGAGGAGAGTTGAAGATTGTGAATTTGCGTTATGTGAAAAATGGTACATCTGAATTTAAGGCGGCCAATTTGAAAGAGAAGCAACATCTTCAGATCCTGGAATTAGTATGGAATGAAGACGGTGATGATAGTGAGGGTGCAAATGACGTTGAGAATGATGAAATGGGGTTGGAAGCGTTACGGCCCCACCAAAATTTGAAAGAGCTATCTTTGGAGTTCTACAGAGGAGTGAAGTTTCCCAGCTGGATTTCTTCCCTCACAAATTTGATGTCCATTTGTTTCTGCTCTTGCAAAAGCATAAAGCGTTTCCCACCATTTGATCAGCTTCTTTCTCTTAAATCTTTGTGCATTTCTGGATTAACTAATCTAGAGTATATAGATACTGATGGAGGATCTTCATCATTCTTTCCTTCCCTAACACAACTCTACCTCACAAACTGCCCTAATCTGAAGGGATGGTTGACATGCATGAGGAATGATGGAACGGCAGACCTCCTTAGATTTCCTTGTCTTTCCTTTTTGTATATCCATAATTGCCCTAACCTGACTTCCATGCCATTAGTTCCGTCTTTAGAAAGGTTGCATTTTCGTGGTAGCGGTGGGAACCCATTGGAGCATATAATAAAGATGATTATTTCAGCATCACAGTCCAGCTCCTTCTCCTTCtcatcctcttcttcttctttcccaaTCTCTCAATTTAAATATCTAAGCATTTATGAAGTTGAAGATTTAGAATTTCTGCCAGAGTTGCTGTTTAACCTCGCTTCTCTCCAAAGTCTGACTATTCAGAATTGCCAAAAAATAACAACTCTGTCACGTGATGAGAATGACAAAGGAATGCAATGGCAGGGCCTTCAAAACCTCCGTTCTCTATATCTTTGGTTTAATCGAAACTTGGTGTCTCTCCCAAAGGGACTTCAGTATGCTACCACTCTGCATCGTCTCGATATCGGTGTTTGTCCTAATTTGATGTCTTTACCAGAGTGGATGGACAACCTTACTGAATTACAATTTTTGTGGATAAGGGGTTGTCCCCAACTATCAGCAAAATGTGAAAAGAATGTTGGGGAGGATTGGCCTAAGGTTGCTCACATCCCAAATATTTCTATCAATGGCAAAGTAATTCAACGGAGTCTTTGA
- the LOC131176534 gene encoding putative disease resistance protein RGA3: MAEAFLSDLAIEIMTKLGSHTIQEIGLYWGFKDELHKLNRMVSTIKVVLLHAEELSSENRQVKEWLSMLKDAFYDADDLLDELSLKALQKQVMTGTRMAKEVRLFFSISNPFAYGLKMAHKIKAIRERLDEIAENRKFFLEERHEERRIAANKGRDQTHSFPPEVVVGREHDKEAIIELLLKSNDEENVSIIPIIGIGGLGKTTLAQLVYNDEKVKGQFELKAWACVSDNFDVKLIVEKILESVSCQKPNSSEMDALKSLLHEKIIGKKYLIVLDDIWNEDSEKWNRLKDLLVGGARGSKIIITTRLRKVAELARPIAMYELQGLPKSESWSLFEKIAFKRGQVVSQSHEDIGREIVAKCLGVPLAIRTIGSLLYFKDPESEWLSFESKELSKVDQCESDILPTLKLSYNYLPSHLKQCFAYCALFPKDYKIDVDVLIHLWMAQGYVKSSDPSQCLIDVGLEYFGDLLWRSFFQEVEKDDLGNYRTCKMHDLMHDLAMSVVGEECTSSNFEVGYTNEKTRHISFKIDWLSHAEVILPSMLKANKVRTFLLTFGQRERKPQIKNYAT, from the exons ATGGCAGAAGCATTCCTCTCCGATCTTGCAATAGAAATAATGACAAAGTTGGGTTCCCATACTATCCAGGAGATTGGCCTGTACTGGGGCTTCAAAGACGAGCTTCACAAGCTCAACAGAATG gtaTCCACCATCAAAGTTGTGCTTCTTCATGCAGAGGAGCTGTCATCGGAGAATCGTCAAGTCAAAGAGTGGCTTTCGATGCTCAAAGATGCATTTTATGATGCTGATGACTTGTTGGATGAGTTGTCACTCAAGGCTTTACAAAAACAAGTTATGACTGGCACAAGAATGGCCAAGGAGGTACGCCTTTTCTTTTCCATCTCAAATCCATTTGCTTATGGTCTTAAAATGGCTCATAAGATTAAGGCAATCAGAGAAAGATTAGATGAGATAGCTGAAAATAGGAAGTTTTTCTTGGAGGAGCGCCATGAGGAGAGGCGTATTGCAGCTAATAAGGGCAGGGACCAAACTCACTCCTTTCCACCTGAAGTAGTTGTTGGCAGGGAACATGATAAGGAGGCAATTATAGAGCTTCTGTTGAAATCCAATGATGAAGAGAATGTGTCAATTATTCCCATAATTGGAATTGGTGGATTGGGAAAGACAACATTAGCCCAACTTGTGTATAATGATGAGAAAGTCAAAGGGCAATTTGAGCTAAAAGCATGGGCATGTGTctcagataattttgatgtaaaattAATAGTTGAAAAGATTTTAGAATCTGTGTCTTGTCAGAAACCTAATAGTAGCGAGATGGATGCATTGAAAAGTCTCCTTCATGAAAAAATTATTGGGAAGAAATACTTGATTGTGTTGGATGACATATGGAATGAGGATTCAGAAAAATGGAATCGCTTAAAGGACTTGCTAGTTGGTGGTGCAAGAGGAAGCAAAATAATAATAACCACGCGACTTAGAAAGGTTGCAGAGTTGGCTCGCCCCATTGCTATGTATGAATTACAAGGCTTGCCTAAATCTGAATCTTGGTCATTGTTTGAAAAAATAGCATTCAAGCGAGGACAAGTGGTAAGTCAAAGCCATGAAGATATAGGAAGGGAAATTGTAGCAAAGTGTTTGGGGGTTCCTTTGGCCATAAGAACAATAGGAAGTCTCTTGTACTTTAAGGATCCCGAATCTGAATGGTTATCCTTTGAAAGTAAAGAACTCTCAAAGGTAGATCAGTGTGAAAGTGATATTTTGCCTACTCTTAAGTTGAGTTATAATTATTTACCTTCGCATTTGAAACAATGTTTTGCATATTGTGCGTTATTTCCAAAAGACTACAAAATTGATGTTGATGTGTTAATACATCTTTGGATGGCACAAGGTTATGTTAAGTCATCCGATCCGAGCCAATGTCTTATAGATGTTGGTCTTGAATATTTTGGTGATCTTCTTTGGAGGTCTTTCTTTCAAGAAGTTGAAAAAGATGACCTTGGTAATTATAGAACTTGTAAAATGCATGATTTGATGCACGACCTTGCAATGTCGGTTGTTGGAGAGGAGTGTACTTCATCAAATTTTGAGGTGGGATATACGAATGAGAAAACTCGTCATATATCATTTAAAATTGATTGGCTCTCACATGCAGAAGTAATTTTACCTTCCATGCTTAAGGCAAATAAGGTACGGACATTCCTTTTGACATTTGGCCAACGGGAACGAAAGCCTCAAATCAAAAACTATGCAACGTGA